The following proteins come from a genomic window of Vallitaleaceae bacterium 9-2:
- a CDS encoding O-methyltransferase yields the protein MKDNYSMSHYLGYIRKEESKAIQQMKIYARQHQVPIIKDDMASMMKVLIQMAKPLRILEIGTAIGYSSLLMMQALDEVVDITKVRMTTIERDKTMVQKASENIKASSYAPLIHQIEGDATQILEQLCQEEEVYDFIFMDAAKGQYLTFLPYVVKLLAHQGTLVSDNVLQQGDVAKSRFNVPRRRRTIHQRMRQYLWELNHHAQLSTTILDIADGATISVKIKE from the coding sequence TTGAAAGATAATTATTCAATGAGCCATTATCTTGGCTATATTCGCAAAGAGGAGTCAAAGGCAATACAACAAATGAAAATATATGCGCGACAACATCAAGTGCCCATTATAAAAGATGATATGGCATCGATGATGAAGGTTTTAATTCAGATGGCAAAACCGTTACGAATTCTTGAAATTGGTACGGCTATTGGCTATTCATCTCTTTTAATGATGCAGGCACTAGATGAAGTGGTTGATATTACAAAGGTTCGTATGACAACAATAGAACGTGATAAGACGATGGTTCAAAAAGCGAGCGAGAATATCAAAGCTTCAAGCTATGCCCCCTTGATTCATCAAATCGAAGGGGATGCAACACAAATTTTGGAACAGTTATGTCAAGAAGAAGAAGTGTACGATTTTATTTTTATGGATGCAGCGAAAGGTCAATATTTAACTTTTTTACCTTATGTTGTAAAATTATTAGCACATCAAGGAACGTTAGTATCCGATAATGTGTTACAGCAAGGCGATGTTGCAAAGTCACGTTTTAATGTGCCTAGACGACGGCGCACAATTCACCAAAGGATGCGTCAGTACTTATGGGAGTTAAATCACCACGCGCAATTGAGCACTACGATATTAGATATAGCTGATGGGGCAACCATTAGTGTAAAGATTAAAGAATAG
- a CDS encoding U32 family peptidase: MNKPELLIPAGSLENLKIAVAYGADAIYIGGEEFGLRAKARNFSIEDMKAGIAHAHAHDVKVYVTANIIAHNQDIPAVEAYFEELKEIKPDALIIADPGILAIAKTILPDMELHLSTQANNTNYASINFWYQQGVKRVVVARELSFSEIATIRSKIPMEMDIEAFVHGSMCISYSGRCLLSNYMTGKDANKGACTHPCRWTYHLMEESRPGEYMPVYENERGTYIYNSKDLCMIEYMDEIIRSGITSLKIEGRMKTGLYVATVTRAYRKAIDDYFTDVALYNANKSTYMDEIKKCSYRQFTTGFYHQRPDAEGQIYDSNTYIREYVFVGRVLEDTQSELTLIEQRNKFVVGDTLELMKTDGSTHVFTVEALTTQEGESVVEAPHPKQKLWIKLPVKALENELLRKVDRKIEKKD, encoded by the coding sequence ATGAACAAACCGGAATTATTGATTCCAGCTGGAAGCCTGGAAAATCTGAAAATAGCTGTTGCCTATGGGGCAGATGCTATTTATATTGGTGGAGAAGAGTTTGGATTGCGTGCAAAGGCGCGAAATTTTTCAATAGAAGATATGAAAGCGGGAATTGCTCATGCCCACGCACATGATGTTAAAGTCTATGTAACTGCAAATATTATTGCCCACAATCAAGATATTCCAGCAGTTGAGGCATATTTTGAAGAGCTTAAGGAAATCAAACCGGATGCACTAATCATTGCAGATCCAGGGATTTTAGCTATTGCAAAAACAATTCTACCGGATATGGAATTACATTTAAGTACACAAGCGAATAATACAAATTACGCTTCCATTAACTTTTGGTACCAACAAGGCGTAAAACGTGTCGTTGTAGCTAGAGAACTTTCATTTTCGGAAATAGCAACGATACGTAGCAAGATACCTATGGAGATGGATATTGAGGCTTTTGTACATGGATCGATGTGTATTTCATATTCGGGACGTTGCCTGTTAAGTAATTATATGACAGGAAAAGATGCAAACAAAGGTGCGTGTACACATCCATGTCGATGGACATATCACCTGATGGAAGAGTCGCGTCCAGGAGAATATATGCCTGTATATGAAAATGAGAGAGGAACATATATTTATAATTCAAAAGACTTATGTATGATTGAATATATGGATGAAATTATTCGTTCTGGTATTACTAGTCTTAAGATTGAAGGACGGATGAAAACAGGGCTATATGTGGCAACGGTAACGCGTGCATATCGTAAAGCGATTGATGATTACTTTACAGATGTTGCATTATACAATGCCAATAAGTCAACCTATATGGACGAGATAAAAAAATGTAGTTATCGCCAATTTACCACTGGGTTTTATCATCAGCGTCCCGATGCAGAAGGACAGATATATGATAGTAATACTTATATACGCGAGTATGTTTTTGTAGGAAGGGTATTAGAAGATACCCAAAGTGAACTGACATTGATTGAACAGCGCAATAAGTTTGTGGTTGGTGACACTCTAGAGCTTATGAAAACAGATGGTTCAACCCATGTTTTTACTGTGGAGGCATTAACAACACAAGAGGGAGAATCAGTTGTCGAGGCGCCACATCCAAAGCAAAAACTATGGATCAAGTTGCCGGTAAAAGCTTTGGAAAATGAATTGCTACGCAAAGTGGATCGAAAAATAGAGAAAAAAGATTAA
- a CDS encoding type II secretion system F family protein, which yields MAKFSYVASTIHGKKQKGVIEASNRQSAIIKLKENNLFPETISEQGALHGEVVLGNPVKVKDLTIFCQQFEAILNAGVSVLEALYLLKEQTENKYLAKVVANMYERVEQGEALSATMRANSKYFPEILINMIEAGEVSGSLEVALHRMAEHFEKEYKLQQSVRKATTYPAVVSVVALAVVILLVLVVVPTFVSMFDGMGMELPATTRALIATSNFIKYRWYILVPAIIVGIILMRIYVKSEVGAITLARIKLKMPIIGPVQTKIVASRFSRTLSTLLASGLPLLDALAIVAKVVDNYVVEKGLEDARNQVSEGSSLSKPIRELGAFPPMITHMVKIGEDTGQLEPILNKVADFYDGEVESAVAQMTSLLEPIIIVVLAVVVGFVVISIVQPMFGMYQGVGNL from the coding sequence ATGGCAAAATTTAGTTATGTTGCATCAACAATTCATGGAAAAAAACAAAAAGGGGTTATTGAAGCTTCTAATCGTCAATCTGCGATTATAAAGCTCAAAGAGAACAATCTATTTCCGGAGACTATTTCTGAACAAGGAGCCTTACATGGTGAAGTCGTCTTAGGTAATCCTGTAAAGGTTAAGGATCTGACGATTTTTTGCCAACAATTTGAGGCAATATTAAATGCTGGAGTCAGTGTTTTGGAAGCCTTATATCTGCTCAAAGAACAAACAGAAAATAAGTATCTTGCCAAAGTTGTCGCGAACATGTATGAGCGTGTTGAACAAGGGGAGGCATTATCTGCAACAATGCGTGCAAATAGCAAATATTTCCCTGAAATCCTTATCAATATGATTGAAGCGGGAGAAGTGTCTGGAAGTCTTGAAGTTGCCTTACATCGTATGGCAGAGCATTTTGAGAAAGAATACAAATTACAACAATCCGTTCGAAAAGCAACAACATATCCTGCAGTTGTTTCTGTAGTGGCATTAGCGGTTGTCATTCTTCTAGTGCTTGTTGTCGTTCCTACCTTTGTTAGTATGTTTGATGGGATGGGAATGGAGTTACCGGCAACGACAAGAGCATTGATTGCCACAAGCAATTTTATCAAATATCGATGGTATATCTTAGTTCCTGCGATCATAGTTGGTATTATTTTGATGCGAATTTATGTTAAGTCAGAAGTGGGAGCGATAACATTAGCCCGAATAAAATTAAAGATGCCGATTATCGGACCCGTTCAGACAAAAATTGTGGCGTCTCGTTTTTCAAGGACGCTAAGTACATTACTTGCTTCGGGATTGCCCTTACTTGACGCACTTGCCATCGTGGCAAAAGTTGTTGATAATTACGTGGTTGAAAAGGGGCTTGAAGATGCAAGAAACCAAGTGAGCGAAGGTTCGTCCTTATCAAAGCCGATACGAGAATTAGGGGCTTTTCCGCCGATGATTACACATATGGTAAAAATCGGGGAAGATACAGGACAACTTGAACCTATTTTAAATAAAGTTGCAGACTTCTATGATGGGGAAGTAGAGTCTGCAGTTGCTCAGATGACCTCTTTGCTAGAACCAATAATCATCGTCGTTTTGGCAGTGGTCGTAGGCTTTGTAGTAATCTCCATTGTACAACCAATGTTTGGCATGTACCAAGGTGTAGGTAATCTATAA
- a CDS encoding type IV pilus twitching motility protein PilT translates to MTIDDLLTQAMEKNASDLHLTVGVPPILRIHGKLTYMDYERLTPSQSVELIRPIMSSEIYRRFEECGEIDFSYSILNLGRYRVNVFRQRGSMAAAIRLVASQIPSPQSLGLPRSVVDLYSKKRGLVLVTGPTGSGKSTTLAALIDQINKNRNAHVITLEDPIEYLHRHQRSIVNQREVGVDSNSFSHALRAALRQDPDVILVGEMRDLETIAIAITAAETGHLVLSTLHTIGAANTIDRVIDVFPPHQQQQIRIQLSSVLVSIVSQQLLPNFDKSGRVAAFETLHVNQAIRNLIRENKTHQINSIIQTNREMGMQTMDESLLNLVNQGIINREQAIMFATDPNTLERRLLH, encoded by the coding sequence ATGACGATAGATGACTTACTGACACAAGCCATGGAAAAAAATGCATCAGACCTGCATTTAACCGTTGGAGTTCCGCCTATTTTAAGAATTCACGGCAAATTAACGTATATGGATTATGAACGATTAACACCGAGTCAATCTGTAGAATTAATTCGACCGATTATGTCTTCTGAGATATACAGACGATTTGAAGAATGTGGAGAAATCGATTTTTCATATAGCATATTAAATCTAGGGCGATATCGTGTTAATGTGTTTAGGCAACGAGGGTCAATGGCAGCAGCTATCCGATTAGTCGCTAGTCAAATACCAAGTCCACAAAGCCTTGGGTTGCCACGATCAGTTGTTGATTTGTATAGTAAAAAAAGAGGGCTGGTTCTTGTTACAGGACCTACCGGTAGCGGAAAATCAACAACCCTTGCCGCTCTTATAGATCAAATCAATAAAAATCGTAACGCACATGTAATCACGCTTGAAGATCCTATCGAATATTTGCATCGCCATCAGCGCTCTATAGTGAATCAACGAGAGGTTGGGGTTGATTCGAATTCATTTAGTCATGCGCTTCGCGCTGCCTTGCGTCAAGATCCGGATGTTATTCTTGTTGGGGAGATGCGGGATTTAGAGACTATAGCTATTGCGATTACTGCAGCAGAGACAGGTCATCTTGTTTTGTCAACATTACATACGATTGGTGCAGCAAATACTATTGATCGTGTGATTGACGTATTTCCGCCACATCAGCAACAACAGATTCGTATACAGCTTTCAAGTGTTTTGGTCTCAATTGTATCGCAGCAGTTATTACCTAATTTTGACAAAAGCGGACGTGTTGCGGCCTTTGAGACACTTCATGTTAATCAAGCTATTCGTAATCTTATTCGTGAGAATAAAACACATCAAATCAACTCAATAATTCAAACAAATCGTGAGATGGGTATGCAAACCATGGATGAGTCTTTGCTAAACCTTGTTAATCAAGGGATAATTAATCGAGAACAGGCAATTATGTTTGCAACAGACCCAAATACATTGGAACGACGATTGCTTCATTAA
- a CDS encoding YlbF family regulator yields the protein MDIKEETLELVNKIKETQEYIDYLNYRSILERNEELLCQVEEFRRKNFEIQVSHHYGAYNAYENLISLKQDYEELLSEPTVKMFLDAELKFSKLMTSVYDTITEKIEFDTHFLE from the coding sequence ATGGATATCAAAGAAGAAACGCTTGAACTCGTCAACAAAATAAAAGAAACTCAAGAATATATTGATTACTTAAATTATCGATCGATTCTTGAACGTAATGAAGAATTACTGTGTCAAGTTGAAGAATTCAGACGTAAAAACTTTGAAATTCAAGTGTCACACCATTATGGTGCATATAATGCGTATGAAAATTTAATTAGTCTAAAGCAAGACTATGAAGAGTTATTAAGTGAGCCGACGGTCAAAATGTTTTTGGATGCAGAGCTCAAGTTTTCCAAGCTGATGACGTCGGTTTATGACACAATCACAGAAAAAATAGAATTTGATACACATTTTCTAGAGTAG
- a CDS encoding DUF1292 domain-containing protein yields the protein MERIDFYDDETGEKITFDILSAIQYKEDGYLLVIESDTQEEEEEVLAYVLKATYLEGDDIIYEIVEDDDILDVVFPMLEKQIETFEN from the coding sequence ATGGAAAGAATTGATTTTTATGATGATGAAACAGGAGAAAAAATAACATTTGATATTTTAAGCGCTATCCAATATAAAGAAGATGGGTATTTGCTTGTGATAGAAAGTGATACACAAGAAGAGGAAGAAGAAGTTCTTGCGTATGTACTTAAAGCTACATATTTAGAAGGAGACGATATAATCTATGAAATTGTCGAAGATGATGATATCTTAGATGTTGTTTTTCCTATGTTGGAAAAGCAAATTGAAACTTTCGAAAATTGA
- a CDS encoding IreB family regulatory phosphoprotein, whose translation MGLDNTQFFRRPEKEPENQVTKTMKIVYESLEEKGYNSIYQIVGYILSGDPTYITSHNNARTLISQLERDELLEELVKNYIKHNIRE comes from the coding sequence ATGGGACTAGATAATACGCAATTTTTCAGACGACCTGAAAAAGAACCGGAAAACCAAGTGACAAAAACTATGAAAATTGTTTATGAATCTCTTGAAGAAAAGGGATATAATTCTATATATCAAATTGTTGGATACATACTATCAGGAGATCCGACGTATATTACCAGTCATAACAATGCAAGGACACTCATTAGTCAGTTGGAGCGCGATGAGCTATTAGAAGAATTGGTTAAAAACTATATTAAACACAATATTCGTGAGTAA
- the mltG gene encoding endolytic transglycosylase MltG — protein MINKILGDIFNYLLKIVIIVVAVFAVYQAAIWAYGSGYELMAKEPDANRTIVTKEISIPKGASSETIANILEENELIRSAVYFRVLAKLQGVDGSFQYGDFSLNTGMEPEEIMKILSEEGEKREVVKFTIPEGFTLEQIAERVAAQGLCTANEFMNAAENGNYGYRFLEQLPDRPKRLQGYLFPATYEVYADASPEDIISKMLMKFDDVFTQEYYDQAEELGYTVDEIITIASMIEKEVRVAEERPKVAGVIYNRLNIDMNLQMCSTIMYALEIPRDRLLYRDLEIESPYNTYRNPGLPIGPIANPGAAAIEASLYPESHNYLYFVLKDPETGAHEFNATLDDHNAAKNKYNQKF, from the coding sequence ATGATTAACAAAATTCTTGGAGACATTTTTAACTATTTGTTAAAAATTGTTATTATTGTAGTAGCTGTTTTTGCAGTATATCAAGCGGCAATTTGGGCGTATGGTTCAGGGTACGAACTGATGGCAAAAGAGCCGGATGCCAATCGAACAATTGTCACCAAAGAGATCAGTATTCCAAAAGGTGCATCATCTGAAACGATTGCAAATATTTTGGAAGAAAATGAACTGATTCGAAGTGCAGTGTATTTTCGAGTTTTGGCAAAGCTTCAGGGTGTTGACGGATCGTTTCAGTATGGTGATTTTTCCCTTAATACCGGAATGGAGCCAGAAGAAATTATGAAGATTCTTTCTGAAGAAGGTGAAAAGCGTGAAGTCGTAAAATTCACGATTCCGGAAGGGTTTACACTTGAACAGATTGCAGAACGTGTAGCAGCTCAAGGGTTATGTACAGCCAATGAATTCATGAATGCGGCAGAAAATGGCAACTACGGATATCGTTTTCTTGAACAATTGCCAGATCGCCCAAAACGCTTACAAGGATATCTTTTCCCGGCAACATATGAAGTTTATGCGGATGCGTCGCCAGAAGATATTATTAGTAAGATGCTGATGAAGTTTGATGATGTGTTTACACAAGAGTATTATGATCAAGCAGAAGAATTGGGCTATACAGTTGATGAAATTATTACGATTGCATCAATGATTGAAAAAGAGGTTCGTGTTGCAGAGGAACGTCCTAAAGTTGCAGGGGTTATCTATAACCGATTGAACATTGATATGAATTTACAGATGTGTAGTACCATTATGTATGCATTAGAAATTCCTCGTGATCGACTTTTGTATCGTGACCTAGAAATTGAATCACCATATAATACATATAGAAATCCAGGATTACCTATCGGTCCTATAGCCAATCCTGGTGCTGCAGCTATTGAAGCGTCACTATATCCGGAAAGTCATAATTACCTGTACTTTGTATTAAAAGATCCGGAAACTGGAGCGCATGAGTTTAATGCAACGTTAGATGACCATAATGCAGCAAAAAATAAATACAATCAAAAATTCTAG
- the ruvX gene encoding Holliday junction resolvase RuvX, translated as MRIMGLDYGSKTIGVAMSDPLGWTAQGIETISRQDPGNLIDSIKRLKSLVDEYEVELIVVGLPKHMNNDLGERADRTLYFVKRIERELGIPVATFDERLSTVAAERVLTEGNVRKTEQKKYIDKVAAALILQTYLDLKRN; from the coding sequence ATGCGTATAATGGGATTAGATTATGGATCAAAAACGATTGGGGTGGCTATGAGTGACCCTTTAGGTTGGACAGCACAAGGGATTGAGACAATTTCAAGACAAGATCCTGGAAATCTTATCGATTCGATAAAACGTTTAAAAAGCTTGGTTGATGAATATGAGGTGGAACTTATTGTTGTTGGATTACCCAAGCATATGAATAATGATTTGGGAGAACGTGCTGATCGGACGCTTTATTTTGTCAAACGTATTGAGCGAGAGCTTGGTATACCTGTAGCAACTTTTGATGAACGATTATCAACAGTTGCTGCTGAGCGTGTTCTTACAGAAGGAAATGTACGCAAAACCGAACAAAAAAAATATATTGATAAAGTAGCGGCCGCATTAATTTTGCAGACGTATCTTGATTTGAAAAGGAATTGA
- a CDS encoding ATPase, T2SS/T4P/T4SS family: protein MQYGIITEAQLDEALNEQRQSGEKIGEVLIRLGFVTQQNINEVLEYQLGIPFVELKEYDISKEAVLTISESLAKRHVLIPIRLTESNLYVAMEDPLNIFAIDDVKIYSGKEVVPMLANEEDIKFAIEMHYGKQQAMKAAEEYKQEQEIYVEAQIQEETLSGDMVQSAPIVKLVNTIMEQAVRHRASDIHIEPYERYIRVRYRIDGKLQQMFDYETTLLSAIVARIKIMAGMDIAEKRKPQDGRINIKVNNKAYDIRVSSLPTVYGEKVVMRVNSKEGFTKGKEELGLFRDDLFKFESILSHPHGIILVTGPTGSGKSTTLYTSLNEINQEDLNIVTVEDPVESQIEGINQVQVNPKTGLTFASALRSILRQDPDVIMIGEIRDAETAEIAVKASITGHLVVSTLHTNDAASSISRLMDMGIEPFLISASVVGVIAQRLVRRLCTKCREKVLATDEEKAMLDVSMGETLYVYKEKGCHLCGNTGYTGRIGVYEILPIDQSLRQIINQKGTTDDIRNKALAQGLKTIRDNSKRHVLNGTTTLEEMIRISYGTE, encoded by the coding sequence ATGCAATATGGCATTATTACAGAAGCGCAGTTAGATGAGGCATTAAATGAACAACGCCAAAGCGGAGAAAAAATAGGAGAGGTTTTGATTCGCTTAGGTTTTGTTACGCAACAAAATATTAATGAGGTTTTGGAATATCAACTTGGAATTCCATTTGTTGAATTAAAAGAATATGATATATCTAAAGAAGCAGTATTAACTATTAGCGAGTCGCTTGCAAAGCGACATGTATTGATTCCAATTCGGTTGACAGAAAGTAATCTATATGTCGCTATGGAAGATCCACTTAATATTTTTGCGATTGATGACGTGAAAATATATTCGGGAAAAGAAGTCGTGCCGATGCTTGCGAATGAGGAAGATATTAAGTTTGCTATTGAAATGCACTATGGAAAGCAGCAAGCAATGAAAGCCGCAGAGGAGTATAAGCAAGAACAAGAAATTTATGTCGAAGCGCAAATACAAGAAGAGACATTAAGTGGTGATATGGTTCAAAGCGCTCCCATTGTCAAACTTGTTAATACTATTATGGAGCAAGCTGTGCGCCATCGAGCAAGTGATATCCATATTGAACCCTATGAACGCTATATTCGCGTTCGATATCGTATTGATGGAAAACTACAACAAATGTTTGATTATGAAACCACCTTATTAAGCGCGATTGTCGCCCGTATTAAGATTATGGCGGGAATGGATATTGCAGAAAAACGCAAGCCCCAAGATGGACGTATCAACATAAAAGTTAATAACAAGGCCTATGATATCCGTGTATCAAGTCTACCAACGGTTTATGGGGAAAAAGTAGTAATGCGTGTTAACTCCAAAGAAGGCTTTACAAAAGGAAAAGAAGAACTTGGACTTTTTAGAGATGACCTTTTTAAGTTTGAAAGCATTCTATCACATCCTCATGGCATTATTTTAGTCACGGGACCGACAGGTAGTGGTAAGTCGACAACCCTATATACATCTTTAAATGAAATTAATCAAGAGGATCTTAATATTGTTACGGTAGAGGACCCTGTTGAGTCTCAGATTGAAGGGATTAATCAAGTTCAAGTCAATCCAAAGACTGGACTAACCTTTGCTTCGGCACTTCGTTCTATTTTACGGCAAGATCCGGATGTTATTATGATTGGTGAGATTCGAGATGCAGAGACAGCAGAGATTGCGGTCAAGGCATCAATTACCGGTCACTTGGTTGTCAGTACATTGCATACCAATGATGCTGCAAGTTCAATTAGTCGCTTGATGGACATGGGAATTGAGCCCTTTTTAATTAGCGCATCTGTTGTAGGTGTCATTGCGCAGCGCCTTGTGCGAAGATTATGTACAAAATGTCGAGAGAAAGTTTTAGCGACAGATGAAGAAAAAGCTATGCTCGATGTTAGTATGGGAGAAACCTTGTATGTATATAAAGAAAAAGGGTGCCATTTATGTGGTAATACCGGATATACAGGACGAATTGGTGTCTATGAGATTCTACCGATTGATCAAAGTCTTCGTCAAATTATTAATCAAAAGGGAACGACAGATGATATTCGAAATAAGGCACTTGCACAAGGATTAAAGACGATTCGAGATAATAGTAAGCGTCACGTTCTTAATGGGACGACAACCCTTGAAGAAATGATACGCATCTCATATGGAACGGAGTAG
- a CDS encoding ribonuclease J — protein MKKTNEKLKIIPLGGLDKIGMNITVFEYKDEIVVVDCGIAFPEDEMLGIDLVIPDATYLKQNIKKVKAFVLTHGHEDHIGALPYVLKDVNVPVYGTRLTIGLLENKLKEHGMMNSTKRKRINPGQKVNLGKLFSVEFIRTNHSIADALALAITTPAGTVIHSGDFKVDYNPIHGKPIDLGRFAELGRQGVLALMADSTNAERPGYTMSESSVGKSFDMIFEENKGRRLIVATFASNVDRVQQIVNSAKKYRRKVIVQGRSMVNVVTTASELGYLKMPKNMLTDINDIDKYKDGQIVLVTTGSQGEPLAALSRMSSGAHRNIQIKEGDVIVFSSKPIPGNEKYVSKVINDLYKRGAEVIVEDTHVSGHACQEELKLLHSLVKPKYFIPVHGEYKHLKKHAELASNLGMRKDNIFLLSNGEILELTKTHANRNGSISCQPLLVDGLGVGDVGNIVLRDRQKLSEDGLIVVVVTVRKGTLEILSGPDIVSRGFVYVRESADLMQETREVVVKTLQKCKERKIEGWAKMKNAVRDDLREHLWRQMKRNPMILPVIMEVE, from the coding sequence TTGAAGAAAACAAATGAAAAACTGAAAATAATACCTTTAGGTGGGTTGGACAAAATCGGTATGAACATCACAGTGTTTGAATATAAAGATGAAATTGTGGTTGTTGATTGTGGTATTGCATTCCCGGAGGATGAAATGTTAGGAATTGACTTGGTCATTCCGGATGCAACATATCTAAAACAAAACATCAAAAAGGTAAAAGCGTTTGTGCTCACCCATGGTCATGAAGACCATATTGGAGCTTTACCTTATGTTCTTAAGGATGTTAATGTGCCTGTGTATGGGACACGATTGACCATAGGCCTATTAGAAAATAAGTTAAAAGAGCATGGAATGATGAATTCAACAAAACGTAAGCGAATCAACCCGGGACAAAAGGTCAACCTTGGAAAATTGTTCTCGGTTGAATTTATTCGAACCAATCATTCTATTGCAGACGCTTTGGCACTTGCAATCACAACGCCTGCAGGAACGGTCATTCACTCGGGAGACTTTAAGGTGGATTATAACCCGATCCATGGAAAACCCATTGATTTAGGACGTTTTGCAGAGTTGGGCAGACAAGGTGTTCTTGCATTGATGGCAGATAGTACAAATGCTGAACGACCAGGATATACGATGTCAGAAAGCAGTGTCGGAAAATCCTTCGATATGATTTTTGAAGAAAACAAAGGACGTAGGTTAATTGTTGCAACCTTTGCTTCCAACGTTGATCGAGTACAACAAATCGTAAACTCGGCGAAAAAATATCGACGTAAAGTTATTGTTCAAGGACGATCAATGGTTAATGTAGTCACCACGGCTTCAGAGCTGGGTTACTTAAAGATGCCCAAAAATATGTTGACGGATATTAATGATATTGATAAATATAAAGATGGACAGATTGTATTGGTAACAACTGGAAGTCAAGGTGAGCCACTAGCAGCGTTATCACGTATGTCAAGTGGAGCACATCGTAATATTCAAATCAAAGAAGGGGATGTTATTGTCTTTAGTTCAAAGCCAATCCCTGGAAATGAAAAATATGTATCCAAAGTTATTAATGATTTATATAAACGTGGAGCAGAAGTGATTGTTGAGGATACACATGTATCTGGACATGCATGTCAAGAAGAACTTAAACTGTTACATTCACTTGTGAAGCCTAAATATTTCATTCCGGTACATGGTGAATACAAACATCTGAAAAAACATGCAGAACTTGCAAGTAATCTAGGAATGCGTAAAGATAATATTTTCTTGCTATCCAATGGTGAGATTTTAGAATTGACGAAAACCCATGCTAATCGTAACGGCAGTATTTCTTGCCAACCGTTGTTGGTTGATGGCTTAGGTGTAGGAGATGTCGGTAATATTGTCTTGAGAGATCGACAAAAATTATCGGAAGATGGATTGATTGTTGTCGTAGTTACAGTACGCAAAGGAACATTAGAAATATTATCAGGACCCGATATTGTATCACGTGGCTTTGTGTATGTTCGTGAATCGGCAGATTTGATGCAAGAAACACGTGAAGTCGTTGTCAAAACACTTCAAAAATGCAAAGAGCGTAAAATAGAAGGATGGGCTAAGATGAAAAATGCAGTTCGAGATGACTTGCGTGAACATCTATGGCGCCAAATGAAACGTAATCCAATGATTTTACCTGTAATTATGGAAGTTGAATAA
- a CDS encoding Fur family transcriptional regulator has translation MDAKKEQICIRLKEHGYKITSQRKVVLDAMLANQDKHLTVEELYQIVKAEHPEIGLATVYRNIQLLNELKIVEKLNLDDGYIRYELANEDEGHRHHHLICDQCGKVIEVTEDLMGSIEKSFLESYGFLVHDHQAKFFGVCKECQEKNEEILKPTR, from the coding sequence ATGGATGCTAAAAAAGAGCAGATTTGTATTCGATTAAAGGAGCATGGTTATAAGATTACGTCCCAGCGCAAAGTAGTACTTGATGCAATGCTGGCAAATCAAGATAAACATTTAACCGTTGAAGAATTGTATCAGATTGTGAAAGCTGAACATCCAGAGATCGGATTGGCAACGGTTTATCGTAATATACAGCTATTAAATGAACTTAAAATTGTTGAAAAACTGAACCTAGATGATGGGTATATTCGTTATGAGTTAGCCAATGAAGACGAAGGACATCGCCATCATCATTTAATTTGTGATCAATGCGGAAAAGTCATTGAAGTAACGGAAGATTTAATGGGCTCTATTGAAAAAAGCTTTTTGGAATCCTATGGCTTTTTAGTGCATGATCATCAAGCAAAATTTTTTGGAGTATGTAAAGAATGTCAAGAAAAAAATGAAGAGATTCTTAAGCCTACTCGATAA